Proteins encoded within one genomic window of Gloeobacter kilaueensis JS1:
- a CDS encoding M23 family metallopeptidase, with translation MTSLIDPVSALVAPEVALTSRGPRQLLVPERRSRLRRPPRLPQLKPSVVGFQPPAPDISSAALLDSLVPIETTAFEANKPSAQTLGELQFPLATAAAAMIPFGAHSSLLSDRANFHRGIDLLAPEGTPVLAADSGLVLMAGPLGSLGNAVVLGHGTTGRSRYGHLQQVLVQPGQWVQRGTPIGRVGTSGRTTVAQLHFEYWRKLATATWQVQDPAPLLLL, from the coding sequence ATGACAAGCCTTATCGATCCGGTCAGTGCCCTGGTTGCACCCGAAGTCGCGCTCACCTCCAGGGGACCACGACAACTGCTCGTGCCGGAGCGCCGCAGTCGGTTGCGCCGACCGCCCCGCCTGCCGCAGCTGAAACCATCGGTAGTTGGCTTTCAGCCGCCCGCACCGGACATTAGCTCTGCTGCTTTGCTCGACTCGCTCGTACCGATCGAGACAACGGCCTTCGAGGCAAACAAACCTTCTGCCCAGACTTTGGGCGAACTGCAATTTCCCCTGGCCACGGCTGCAGCGGCAATGATTCCTTTTGGTGCTCACAGCTCGCTACTGAGCGATCGGGCAAACTTTCATCGGGGCATCGACCTGCTGGCACCTGAAGGCACACCCGTGCTGGCAGCGGATTCTGGTCTGGTTTTGATGGCCGGCCCTCTGGGAAGTTTGGGCAATGCGGTTGTGCTTGGTCATGGAACAACTGGTCGTAGCCGTTACGGACATTTGCAACAGGTGCTCGTCCAGCCTGGGCAGTGGGTACAGCGGGGTACACCAATTGGCCGCGTCGGCACCAGTGGTCGAACCACCGTTGCCCAGCTCCATTTTGAATACTGGCGCAAATTGGCAACTGCCACCTGGCAGGTCCAGGATCCAGCACCCCTGCTGCTGCTGTAG
- a CDS encoding FUN14 domain-containing protein yields MEQLSSAFWLPWAMQLGAGVLSGLAVGFTLRKIALFVLFIVGFGLLFVFGLTQLRIATVNWSALDGLLQQAAHSLQEPTSRLVHQISLTGAGFAGGVLLGWRLR; encoded by the coding sequence ATGGAACAGCTGAGCAGTGCCTTCTGGCTGCCCTGGGCGATGCAGTTGGGTGCCGGTGTCCTGAGTGGTCTCGCCGTAGGCTTTACCCTTCGCAAGATAGCACTGTTTGTGCTTTTTATCGTTGGTTTTGGTCTATTGTTCGTGTTTGGCCTCACGCAGCTGCGCATTGCAACCGTGAACTGGTCGGCCCTCGATGGTCTGTTGCAACAGGCAGCCCATTCGCTGCAGGAACCAACCAGTCGGCTCGTACACCAGATTAGCCTCACTGGTGCTGGTTTTGCCGGTGGTGTGCTGCTCGGTTGGCGGTTGCGCTAA
- the gatB gene encoding Asp-tRNA(Asn)/Glu-tRNA(Gln) amidotransferase subunit GatB translates to MTSAAPAKVQYEAVIGLEVHVQLSTATKLFCHCSTQFGNVPNTNICPICTGQPGTLPVLNAQALDDAVLAATALNCQIHPQGISKFDRKQYFYPDLPKNYQISQYDLPLAEHGWLEIQLEGQPARRIGITRLHMEEDAGKLVHAGAERLSGSTHSLVDFNRSGVPLCEIVSEPDIRSAAEAAAYAEELRRIVRYLGVSDGNMQEGSMRFDLNISVRPVGQDKFGTKVEVKNLNSFNSLQRAVEFEFVRQVDCLASGERIAQETRLWDEASQRTISMRSKEEANDYRYFPEPDLVPIAFSAEQLENYRARLPELPAQKRQRYQQELGLSAYDARVLTDERESAEYFEKVVALGAPAKQATNFVTGAIAAYLNESRESIAQLKVTPEGLAELLALINQGKISNRIANELLPDLFKAGGSPRALVEERGLVQISDRGQLEQIVDEVLAGEPDSVAAYHGGRTKVFGSFVGKVMKKTAGRANPQVVNELLLSKLAQQPPAPSEEQQTPADAQTEPPTPGEPPQAPTGSGEEPPTPVS, encoded by the coding sequence ATGACCAGCGCTGCCCCAGCAAAAGTGCAATACGAAGCAGTGATCGGCCTGGAAGTCCACGTGCAGCTTTCCACGGCCACCAAGTTGTTCTGCCACTGCTCGACCCAGTTCGGCAATGTGCCCAACACCAACATCTGTCCCATCTGCACCGGTCAACCGGGCACCCTGCCGGTGCTGAACGCGCAGGCCCTCGACGACGCGGTGCTCGCCGCCACAGCCCTCAACTGCCAGATCCATCCCCAGGGGATCAGCAAGTTCGATCGCAAGCAATACTTCTATCCGGATCTGCCCAAGAACTATCAAATCTCCCAGTACGATCTGCCCCTTGCCGAGCACGGCTGGCTTGAAATTCAACTGGAAGGCCAGCCTGCCAGGCGCATCGGGATTACCCGCCTGCACATGGAAGAGGACGCCGGCAAGCTCGTCCACGCCGGAGCGGAGCGGCTGTCGGGTTCTACCCACTCACTGGTCGATTTCAACCGCTCCGGGGTACCGCTGTGCGAGATCGTCTCCGAGCCGGACATCCGCAGCGCCGCCGAAGCGGCTGCCTACGCCGAAGAGTTGCGCCGGATCGTGCGCTACCTGGGTGTGAGCGACGGCAACATGCAAGAAGGCTCGATGCGCTTCGATCTCAATATCTCGGTGCGGCCTGTGGGCCAGGACAAATTTGGCACCAAAGTCGAGGTCAAAAACCTCAACAGCTTCAACTCCCTGCAGCGGGCCGTCGAGTTCGAATTTGTCCGCCAGGTGGATTGCCTCGCATCGGGCGAGCGAATCGCCCAGGAGACGCGCCTCTGGGACGAAGCGTCGCAGCGCACGATCTCGATGCGCTCCAAAGAAGAAGCCAACGACTACCGCTATTTTCCCGAACCGGACCTGGTGCCGATCGCCTTCAGTGCCGAGCAACTCGAAAATTATCGCGCCCGGCTGCCGGAGTTGCCCGCTCAAAAGCGGCAGCGCTACCAGCAGGAACTGGGCCTGTCGGCCTACGACGCGCGCGTCCTCACCGACGAGCGGGAGAGCGCCGAGTACTTCGAGAAGGTGGTCGCCCTCGGTGCCCCAGCCAAGCAGGCGACCAACTTCGTCACCGGGGCCATCGCCGCTTACCTCAACGAGTCGCGCGAATCGATCGCCCAGCTTAAAGTGACGCCTGAGGGCCTGGCAGAATTGCTTGCGCTCATCAACCAGGGTAAAATTAGCAACCGGATAGCTAACGAGCTTCTACCCGACTTGTTCAAGGCAGGGGGCTCCCCCCGCGCCCTCGTCGAGGAGCGCGGCCTGGTGCAAATCAGCGACCGGGGACAGCTTGAGCAGATCGTGGACGAGGTGCTGGCAGGGGAACCCGACTCGGTGGCTGCCTACCACGGTGGCCGCACAAAAGTTTTCGGTTCCTTTGTCGGCAAGGTGATGAAAAAAACGGCTGGTCGCGCCAATCCCCAGGTGGTCAACGAGCTGTTGCTGAGCAAACTGGCCCAGCAACCGCCTGCCCCCTCCGAGGAACAGCAAACCCCTGCCGATGCCCAGACGGAGCCCCCCACACCCGGCGAGCCGCCTCAAGCACCCACCGGATCCGGGGAAGAGCCGCCAACGCCTGTTAGTTAG
- a CDS encoding MBL fold metallo-hydrolase, translating to MKLTRVDLNSWIIEIAEKRLLVDPWLVDPLVFGNAWFIELRHATPLAYTPETLPPIDLLLISQGQPDHCHRPTLERLDRQIPAVVSAAAAPVLRELGFLSVQVLDNFAEFRLGELVVTAVPGAEVQFQRENGYLLEDSDSGEKIYYEPHQARVLTLKQLAERGAIDVLLMPVVGLRLPLLGEVVNGPESALAMAKVLQPAAIVPTTLGEVRSSGLLGALFQPIGTVAEFEAGLRASGLTSRLLCPKPGETIELTFTHRQ from the coding sequence ATGAAACTCACCCGCGTTGACCTCAATAGCTGGATAATCGAGATTGCAGAAAAACGGTTGCTCGTCGATCCCTGGCTGGTCGATCCCCTGGTCTTTGGCAACGCCTGGTTCATCGAACTGCGCCACGCTACCCCCCTCGCCTATACACCTGAGACGCTGCCGCCAATCGATCTACTACTGATTTCTCAGGGGCAACCTGATCACTGCCATCGCCCTACCCTCGAACGGCTCGATCGCCAGATACCCGCAGTCGTTTCTGCGGCGGCTGCCCCAGTTCTCAGGGAGCTGGGCTTTCTTTCGGTGCAGGTACTGGATAATTTTGCCGAATTCAGGCTGGGGGAGTTGGTGGTGACGGCGGTACCGGGAGCAGAGGTGCAATTTCAACGGGAGAACGGCTATCTGCTGGAAGATAGCGACAGTGGGGAGAAAATATACTACGAACCCCACCAGGCGAGGGTGCTCACCCTCAAACAGCTGGCGGAGCGCGGAGCGATCGATGTGCTGTTGATGCCGGTGGTTGGTCTGCGTCTGCCCCTCCTGGGGGAGGTGGTCAATGGACCTGAGAGCGCCCTTGCGATGGCAAAGGTTCTGCAGCCAGCTGCGATCGTGCCGACGACGCTGGGCGAGGTGCGCTCCAGCGGCCTTTTAGGTGCGCTTTTCCAACCGATCGGTACCGTCGCTGAATTTGAGGCGGGATTGCGAGCCAGTGGTCTTACCAGCCGCCTGCTCTGCCCAAAGCCCGGCGAGACGATTGAGCTGACCTTTACCCACCGGCAATAA
- the pyrH gene encoding UMP kinase has protein sequence MSIKYRRVLLKLSGEALMGDREFGIDPEVVKMLADEIARVVEAGVELAVVVGGGNIFRGVKASASGMDRATADYVGMLATVMNALTLQDALEQQHQIQTRLLSAIEMKEVAEPFIRRRAMRHLEKGRVVIFGAGSGNPFFTTDTTAALRAAEIDAEVIFKATRVDGIYDADPKFNPDAQRYQTISFQQVLVQDLRVMDSTAIALCRENNIPIIVFNVFEKDNIYRAVSGEAVGTYVS, from the coding sequence ATGAGCATCAAGTATCGCCGCGTTCTACTGAAGTTGAGTGGAGAAGCCCTGATGGGCGATCGCGAATTTGGCATCGATCCGGAGGTGGTCAAGATGCTGGCCGACGAGATCGCGAGGGTGGTCGAGGCCGGGGTCGAACTGGCGGTGGTCGTGGGAGGCGGCAATATCTTCCGGGGCGTCAAGGCGAGTGCTTCCGGGATGGACCGGGCCACCGCCGACTACGTCGGGATGCTCGCCACGGTGATGAACGCCCTCACCCTCCAGGACGCCCTGGAGCAGCAACACCAGATCCAGACGCGGCTGCTGTCGGCGATCGAGATGAAGGAGGTGGCCGAACCTTTTATCCGCCGCCGCGCCATGCGCCACCTCGAAAAGGGACGGGTGGTGATCTTTGGTGCCGGTTCCGGCAATCCGTTTTTTACGACCGACACCACCGCTGCCCTGCGCGCCGCTGAGATCGACGCAGAGGTCATCTTCAAAGCCACCCGCGTCGATGGCATCTACGACGCGGACCCCAAGTTCAACCCGGACGCCCAACGTTACCAGACCATCAGTTTTCAACAGGTGCTCGTGCAGGATCTGCGCGTCATGGACTCGACGGCAATTGCTCTCTGCCGCGAAAACAATATCCCGATCATTGTTTTCAATGTCTTTGAGAAGGACAATATCTACCGGGCTGTTAGCGGCGAGGCGGTGGGCACCTATGTTTCGTAG
- a CDS encoding DUF2993 domain-containing protein — MFSNLLSPLLQAWIRTQVQQVQDLRVAVNGPDAEMVNGQIRSIEISGRDIVYQGIPARSLQMRGSDIRLNVRSGLISGLRLERPVRADLALSLSEQDVNTYLASQTFQDQIRGLTIKLPAQFGGDGQTEIPMEIRDPHVRLLADRLEAAATVRLASGEPAALRLASGIAVASAHQLRLVDPRLVGQNGESAPIEALVNLPIQLGPEVELRRISLQPGLLNLEGTYLIQATPVAARR; from the coding sequence GTGTTCAGCAATCTGCTCAGCCCCCTATTGCAGGCATGGATTCGTACCCAGGTCCAGCAGGTGCAGGATCTGCGCGTCGCTGTCAATGGTCCGGATGCTGAGATGGTCAATGGCCAGATTCGCAGCATCGAGATTTCGGGACGCGATATTGTCTATCAGGGCATCCCGGCGCGCTCGTTGCAGATGCGCGGTTCTGACATCCGGCTGAATGTGCGCTCGGGATTGATCAGTGGTCTGAGGCTTGAGCGGCCCGTGCGGGCAGATCTGGCCCTCAGCCTTTCTGAGCAGGATGTGAATACCTACCTGGCATCCCAGACTTTTCAAGATCAAATTCGGGGCCTGACGATCAAGTTGCCGGCCCAGTTTGGTGGCGACGGACAGACAGAAATACCGATGGAAATTCGCGATCCCCACGTGCGCCTGCTCGCCGATCGGCTGGAAGCGGCGGCGACCGTGCGTCTGGCGAGCGGTGAACCGGCTGCCCTCAGGCTCGCCAGCGGTATCGCCGTCGCCTCCGCCCACCAGTTGCGCCTGGTCGATCCGCGCCTGGTGGGTCAGAACGGTGAGAGTGCCCCGATCGAGGCGCTGGTAAATCTGCCGATCCAGCTCGGTCCCGAGGTGGAGTTGCGCCGCATCAGTCTCCAGCCCGGCCTGTTGAATCTGGAGGGCACCTATTTAATTCAGGCGACGCCAGTGGCGGCCCGCCGCTGA
- a CDS encoding ABC transporter ATP-binding protein yields the protein MAWFLKSYHRLLPFLAPHRLIILAALGCTAGFVATTPLLAYMVGRLTKFFGDGDLRSITELAWETLGVFIVRGLFQFGQDTLMAKAALDTITDLRAQVYAHLQKLDLACFASQRTGDLTMRLTGDIDRLGEIVRRFFYQFVPCVLTIVAVVSYLIFLNWQLTLVTMIIAPGIGWLFGWFGTRLSDLSRTSQDQIADLSSMLFEIFSAIRIIRAFAAEDYEKERFVKLSDENRLARFRTEQIKAVQYPIIGLLQALSVLLVFWVGTWQISLHNLSAEQFASFAAGIGLLLDPVRMITENLNELRQADGSADRVFELFELMPTVLESPKARVLAPVQGRIELQNINFAYTDGRQVLNGVNLQIEPGEVVALVGPSGSGKSSLVNLLPRFYDPLSGTVSIDGIDVRNVTFASLRRQIGIVPQETLLFSGTVAQNIAYGCNLGPEELPDEVIEAAKIANAHEFIMDLPNGYRTQMSEGGRGLSGGQRQRIAIARAVLLDPKILILDEATSALDNESEALVQAALDRLMKMKGRTVIIVAHRLSTIRDADRILVLDRGQIIEEGNHLSLLAGGKVYASLYNRQFERTPA from the coding sequence ATGGCCTGGTTTTTGAAAAGCTATCACCGTCTGCTTCCTTTTCTGGCACCACACCGCCTCATCATCCTGGCAGCCCTCGGCTGTACAGCCGGTTTCGTAGCAACGACGCCGCTGCTCGCCTACATGGTAGGGCGATTGACAAAGTTTTTTGGCGATGGCGACCTGCGATCGATCACAGAACTTGCCTGGGAGACATTGGGCGTATTCATCGTGCGCGGTCTTTTCCAGTTCGGCCAGGACACGCTGATGGCCAAAGCGGCCCTGGATACCATCACCGACTTGCGTGCTCAAGTCTACGCTCATCTGCAAAAACTGGATCTCGCCTGCTTTGCCTCCCAGCGGACAGGCGATCTGACAATGCGGCTGACGGGCGACATCGATCGATTAGGAGAGATCGTCCGGCGCTTTTTTTACCAGTTCGTTCCCTGCGTGCTCACGATCGTAGCGGTCGTGAGCTACCTGATCTTCCTCAACTGGCAACTCACGCTCGTGACAATGATCATCGCGCCGGGAATCGGCTGGCTTTTTGGCTGGTTTGGTACGCGCCTTTCTGACCTTTCACGCACCAGTCAGGACCAGATTGCCGATCTCTCCTCGATGCTCTTTGAGATCTTCAGTGCCATCCGAATCATCCGCGCCTTCGCAGCGGAAGATTATGAAAAGGAGCGCTTTGTCAAACTGTCCGACGAAAACCGTCTCGCCCGCTTTCGCACCGAGCAGATCAAGGCCGTTCAGTACCCAATTATTGGCCTGTTACAGGCTTTGAGTGTGCTCCTGGTCTTTTGGGTCGGCACATGGCAGATTAGTCTGCACAACTTGAGCGCTGAGCAGTTTGCCTCCTTTGCCGCCGGCATCGGTCTGTTGCTTGATCCTGTGCGGATGATTACAGAAAACCTCAACGAATTGCGTCAGGCGGATGGCTCCGCTGACCGCGTCTTTGAACTCTTTGAACTCATGCCAACCGTGCTCGAATCCCCCAAGGCGCGCGTGCTCGCTCCGGTACAGGGACGCATCGAATTGCAGAACATCAACTTTGCCTACACCGATGGCCGCCAGGTCTTAAACGGAGTCAATCTGCAGATCGAGCCAGGCGAAGTCGTTGCCCTGGTCGGTCCTTCTGGCTCTGGTAAATCTTCGCTCGTCAACCTGCTGCCACGCTTCTACGACCCCTTGAGCGGCACTGTAAGCATCGATGGCATCGATGTCCGCAATGTCACCTTTGCCAGCTTGCGCCGACAAATCGGCATCGTTCCCCAAGAAACATTGCTTTTTTCTGGCACCGTCGCTCAGAACATCGCCTACGGCTGCAACCTCGGTCCTGAAGAACTGCCAGACGAAGTGATCGAGGCGGCCAAAATCGCCAACGCCCATGAGTTCATCATGGACCTGCCAAACGGCTACCGCACCCAGATGAGCGAGGGAGGCCGTGGCCTCTCCGGTGGTCAACGCCAGCGCATCGCCATTGCTCGTGCAGTCCTGCTCGATCCAAAGATCTTGATTCTCGACGAAGCCACCTCCGCCCTCGACAACGAATCGGAGGCTCTCGTGCAGGCGGCCCTTGACCGGCTGATGAAGATGAAGGGACGAACCGTCATCATTGTTGCCCACCGCCTCTCCACCATCCGCGACGCTGACCGCATTCTGGTACTCGATCGCGGTCAGATCATCGAAGAGGGAAACCACCTCAGCTTGCTTGCCGGTGGCAAGGTCTACGCTTCACTCTACAATCGCCAGTTCGAGCGCACTCCCGCTTGA
- the psbC gene encoding photosystem II reaction center protein CP43, with amino-acid sequence METRFDQSFDATNIRVKQEDFAWWAGNARLINLSGKLLGAHVAHAGLIVFWTGAMTLFELSHFEPAKPMYEQGLILLPHLAALGWGLGTGANGYQVVDTWPYFVVGVLHLISSAVLGFGGIYHSIWGPDILSGFFGYDWKDKNKMTTILGIHLILLGIGAFLLVAKACWFGGLYDPWYYENANQWAGQVRVVTNPTLDPSIIFGYVLKSPFGGGGWIISVDNLEDVVGGHIWIGIICISGGIWHIVTKPWGWAQRSLIWSGEAYLSYSLGALSLMGFIAASYVWFNNTVYPSEFYGPTEMEASHAQNFVFMARDIKLGTDIGAAQGPTGLGKYLMRSPSGQVIYGGETMRFWSIKTPLDEMLKDGVEIRDHKLVYPQGGTTGYSVEKLMTGIQPWQVRRATEYMTHAAIGSLNSVGGVATEINTINYTSPRIWLAGSHFILAFFLLVGHLWHAGRARAANAGFEKGISRSLEGV; translated from the coding sequence GTGGAAACGCGCTTTGATCAGTCGTTTGACGCGACGAACATTCGCGTCAAGCAGGAGGATTTCGCCTGGTGGGCGGGCAATGCCCGACTCATCAACCTGTCCGGCAAGCTCCTCGGAGCGCACGTTGCTCACGCGGGCCTGATCGTCTTCTGGACCGGAGCGATGACCCTGTTCGAGCTGTCGCACTTCGAGCCGGCCAAGCCGATGTACGAGCAGGGTCTTATCCTGCTTCCTCACCTGGCAGCCCTGGGCTGGGGTCTGGGTACGGGGGCGAACGGTTATCAGGTCGTCGATACCTGGCCGTACTTTGTCGTCGGTGTACTGCACTTGATCTCTTCCGCTGTTCTCGGCTTCGGTGGCATCTACCACTCGATCTGGGGACCGGACATCCTGTCGGGCTTCTTTGGCTATGACTGGAAGGACAAGAACAAGATGACCACCATCCTGGGGATCCACCTGATTCTTCTAGGAATCGGTGCCTTCTTGCTGGTAGCCAAGGCTTGCTGGTTCGGCGGCCTCTACGACCCCTGGTACTACGAGAACGCCAACCAGTGGGCAGGGCAGGTTCGCGTGGTGACCAACCCGACCCTCGATCCGTCGATCATCTTTGGCTACGTGCTGAAGAGCCCCTTCGGTGGTGGCGGCTGGATCATCTCAGTAGACAACCTCGAAGATGTCGTTGGCGGCCACATCTGGATCGGTATCATCTGCATCTCGGGTGGCATCTGGCACATCGTCACCAAGCCCTGGGGCTGGGCACAGCGCTCGCTCATCTGGTCGGGTGAGGCGTACCTGTCCTACTCCCTCGGTGCCCTTTCGCTAATGGGCTTCATCGCCGCCTCCTACGTCTGGTTCAACAACACCGTCTATCCCTCCGAGTTCTACGGTCCCACGGAGATGGAAGCGTCTCACGCGCAGAACTTTGTCTTCATGGCCCGCGACATCAAGCTGGGTACCGACATCGGTGCTGCCCAGGGTCCTACTGGCCTTGGCAAGTACCTGATGCGCTCTCCCTCGGGACAGGTCATCTACGGTGGTGAGACCATGCGCTTCTGGTCAATCAAGACGCCTCTTGACGAGATGCTCAAAGACGGCGTCGAAATTCGCGATCACAAGCTGGTCTATCCCCAGGGCGGTACCACCGGCTACTCCGTCGAGAAGCTGATGACCGGCATCCAGCCCTGGCAGGTCCGGCGCGCAACCGAGTACATGACCCATGCGGCCATCGGTTCGCTCAACTCGGTGGGTGGTGTGGCAACCGAGATCAACACGATCAACTACACCTCGCCCCGCATCTGGCTGGCCGGTAGCCACTTCATCCTGGCGTTCTTCCTGCTGGTGGGCCACCTCTGGCATGCTGGCCGCGCTCGGGCCGCAAACGCCGGCTTCGAGAAAGGCATCTCCCGCAGCCTCGAAGGCGTCTAG
- the psbV2 gene encoding photosystem II cytochrome PsbV2, producing the protein MTKRSWYALGLSSLLLAACSTNAGGVRDKYVNINLAVRGPVDLPADTKGNLQTFTPEDIFAGKKLFESNCQNCHVGGVTTPNPKVSLALAKLQGATPPRDNIQALVQYMRNPMSYDGKEEVPNCRKATYLKDDQLQNLAAFVLRAAQKAKGWGTARLESNQDLMSTPPK; encoded by the coding sequence ATGACGAAGCGGAGCTGGTATGCCCTGGGGCTGAGCAGCCTGCTGCTGGCTGCCTGCAGCACCAATGCGGGGGGCGTGCGCGACAAGTACGTCAACATCAACCTCGCAGTCCGGGGACCGGTCGATCTACCCGCCGACACCAAAGGCAACCTCCAGACTTTTACCCCCGAGGATATCTTCGCGGGCAAAAAACTCTTCGAGTCCAATTGCCAGAACTGCCACGTCGGCGGCGTAACCACCCCGAATCCCAAAGTTTCGCTGGCGCTCGCCAAACTGCAGGGGGCAACGCCGCCGCGCGACAACATTCAGGCCCTGGTGCAGTACATGCGCAATCCGATGAGCTACGACGGCAAAGAAGAAGTCCCCAACTGCCGCAAGGCGACCTATCTCAAAGACGACCAGCTGCAGAATCTGGCAGCTTTTGTTCTGCGGGCCGCTCAAAAGGCAAAAGGCTGGGGAACGGCGCGCCTGGAGAGCAACCAGGACTTGATGAGCACGCCGCCCAAATAA
- a CDS encoding alpha/beta fold hydrolase produces the protein METISSLAGHYRTWRGYRVYSVQAGSEAVGPPILLVHGFGASTDHWRKNIGPLSHRHPVWAIDLLGFGRSQKPNITYSGELWRDQLCDFICEVIGRPVVVAGNSLGGYAALVLAVDCPEWVRGLVLINGAGPFSDAAQPNLLQKFSADLIKGIFSQSWASWLLFQYFRQRSTIRRVLLQVYRDSSAVTEQLIDDIYRPSCDPGAAEVFASVFQTPQGRYVDTLLTQLQKPLLLLWGEADPWMTVGRAERFRQFYPTAQLQLIPAGHCPHDERPELVNAALSEWACVLD, from the coding sequence ATGGAAACAATTTCGAGCCTTGCTGGACATTACCGAACCTGGCGCGGCTACCGGGTTTACTCTGTGCAGGCCGGTAGCGAGGCTGTCGGCCCGCCGATTTTGCTGGTACATGGATTTGGAGCCTCGACGGACCACTGGCGCAAGAACATCGGCCCGCTGAGTCATCGTCATCCTGTCTGGGCGATTGACCTGCTCGGTTTTGGCCGCTCCCAAAAACCGAATATCACCTACAGCGGCGAGCTGTGGCGCGATCAGCTGTGCGACTTTATCTGCGAGGTGATTGGTCGTCCGGTCGTGGTGGCGGGCAATTCCCTGGGCGGGTACGCAGCGCTGGTTCTTGCTGTCGATTGCCCCGAGTGGGTAAGGGGACTGGTCTTGATCAACGGGGCTGGACCCTTTTCTGACGCTGCCCAGCCCAACCTCCTTCAAAAGTTCAGCGCCGATCTGATCAAGGGCATCTTTTCTCAGAGCTGGGCCAGCTGGCTATTGTTTCAGTATTTTCGCCAGCGCTCGACCATCCGTCGGGTATTGTTGCAGGTCTACCGCGATTCGAGCGCTGTCACCGAGCAGCTGATCGATGACATTTATCGCCCCTCCTGCGACCCTGGCGCGGCAGAAGTCTTTGCTTCGGTCTTTCAGACGCCCCAGGGCCGCTACGTGGATACGCTACTGACCCAACTGCAGAAGCCGTTGCTGCTGCTCTGGGGCGAGGCCGACCCGTGGATGACAGTTGGGCGCGCCGAACGCTTCCGCCAGTTTTATCCGACTGCCCAGCTGCAGCTCATTCCTGCCGGTCACTGCCCCCACGACGAGCGGCCAGAACTGGTAAACGCTGCCCTCAGCGAATGGGCCTGCGTCCTCGACTGA
- the petE gene encoding plastocyanin, translating to MMSLSKLAASSLVALIAVSALGLAAQAKQIDVKMGADTGQLVFVPNKIDAAPGDTIKWTLNKAGPHNVVFDGAKSADPTAAKAISQTKLLSKPGDSYTSTIPASAKKGTYSFHCVPHLSAGMIGTLTVK from the coding sequence ATGATGTCACTGTCAAAGCTTGCCGCTTCCTCGCTGGTTGCCCTGATCGCGGTGTCGGCCCTCGGTCTGGCCGCCCAGGCCAAGCAGATCGACGTCAAGATGGGCGCTGACACCGGTCAGCTCGTCTTCGTCCCCAACAAGATCGATGCGGCTCCCGGCGACACGATCAAGTGGACGCTCAACAAGGCCGGCCCCCACAACGTCGTCTTCGACGGTGCCAAGTCAGCCGATCCGACAGCGGCCAAGGCGATCAGCCAGACCAAGCTGCTCAGCAAGCCCGGCGATTCCTACACCTCGACGATCCCGGCATCCGCCAAGAAGGGTACCTATTCCTTCCACTGCGTACCGCACCTGAGCGCCGGGATGATCGGCACGCTGACCGTTAAATAA
- a CDS encoding c-type cytochrome, protein MIALVLAGCSGGQPAAQAPADTAAAAIPELASFSPADLKQGKKLFAANCGRCHVGGQTYGTYGSTDVNLSFARLSESTPPRNTVDALIDYMKKPTSFDGKTDLIKTGEHASYEGLGDDKLRLIAAHIIKEGKSNPGWGKGKNIR, encoded by the coding sequence TTGATTGCACTCGTCCTGGCGGGCTGTTCCGGTGGTCAACCGGCAGCACAGGCTCCCGCAGATACAGCGGCGGCTGCCATTCCTGAGCTGGCGAGCTTCAGCCCCGCCGACCTCAAACAGGGCAAAAAGCTCTTTGCTGCCAACTGTGGGCGCTGCCACGTCGGCGGCCAGACCTACGGCACCTACGGCAGCACCGACGTCAACCTCTCCTTTGCCCGGTTGAGTGAATCGACACCGCCGCGCAATACGGTCGATGCCCTCATCGATTACATGAAAAAACCGACGAGCTTCGACGGCAAGACAGACCTCATTAAGACCGGTGAGCACGCCTCCTACGAAGGGCTGGGCGATGACAAATTGCGCTTGATCGCCGCCCACATCATCAAAGAAGGCAAGTCCAACCCAGGTTGGGGCAAAGGCAAAAATATTCGTTAG
- a CDS encoding DUF6679 family protein codes for MFLRDQGRWLEQVRILDIEGDVVTVRYTTDDEDEIASWEEIIRIDNIGSVTRKLSTLSKRHDSAMLIAEDCPESER; via the coding sequence TTGTTTTTGCGCGATCAGGGACGCTGGCTTGAGCAGGTACGCATTCTTGATATCGAAGGCGATGTAGTGACAGTGCGTTACACGACCGACGACGAAGACGAAATTGCCTCCTGGGAAGAAATCATTCGCATCGACAATATTGGCTCTGTAACCCGCAAACTCTCAACGCTCTCCAAGCGCCACGACAGTGCGATGCTGATTGCTGAAGATTGCCCGGAGTCCGAGCGCTAG